In the genome of Populus trichocarpa isolate Nisqually-1 chromosome 10, P.trichocarpa_v4.1, whole genome shotgun sequence, the window ACAATGTCCCGGCTGCCCCTGAAGTGTCACCTTCATGGTTGCACTATTGGTCAGTTTTTGTAGGGGCATTATCGGGAATTGAAGCCTGTCACGTTATATACTCTCCTAGAATTGGTGAATTTTGCACTCTGACTTCCTTAAATGTCTTGATCCTCACACAGATGGTACCCAGGATTCTCCTTTTTTGCATTGGCAAATGCCAAcacaattattaaatataattcccTGCAATGCTCAGGCTTCAATATATTAATAGTCATAATAATTGACTGTTCACATTtacgcttttttttttgtcaagaaaaAACACGACTCCCTCATATGTGCTAATGAATGTGCATGTTTTTTTCCCCCCAAATGTACAGGCTTTTTCAGGTCAGCATCGgcttttatgaatttattgcTCGGAACTCTGAAAATTGTGGCTGAGTACTACCCAGGCAGGCTTTACAAGGCTTTTGTAATCGACCCGCCTTCTCTCTTCCCTTATTTATGGAaggtaaaaattcaaaaaatcttGGTGTGTTATGTTTTATGTGTGTGCACGTATTGGCCGAAATATATATTGTTCTTCCCCCCATTGTTTCTTATTTCAAGTTTAATACTAttttataagaagaagaaaaacagagtaTAATACTGTTTAACCTGCTGGATCTGGCTGTAGTGTTTGACCAACTTGTCCTGTGCCTTTCTAGTTACATGGGCCACCAAGCTTAAGTCAAATCTCCTACAACTTTTTATTACACCAGCTAGTTTTCACACCTGTTTTTGTACCGTTAACTGCGACCTTAATTCACTTTTGTAACTGCTGCCTAAAGAgagataaaaattcaattttagaggttaaaaatgaatttttttaaaaaatatatattttttaatatattttttaatataaaacaagtaaTTGCCATTATATTCTTGcactaaaacattaatttttaattttagcattgAGATGGGGTAAGTTAGAAATGAATAATATAGTTAATTAGGAATTGTGACCTTTATTTATCCCTCATGATATTTCTATGTGAATTTGAAAACACAGACTACAATTAGGTGCAACTAGTCTTGACTAAGAGTACTGACCATACTTTAAATTTCCACAAAAGCGTGACAATACATACTGTCATGGTTGCAGGGTGTCCGTCCATTTGTTGAGCTATCAACGGCCACGATGGTGGTATCTTCACTAGACTTTGAAGAATCACTGGAGTTCAATGACTTTTCCTCCTACCCTCGAGCCTCCTCCCTCCGATTGGATCCTTCGTCTGTCAAGTCAACGGCTAAGATTGGCTCATGCTCTTCCTCTAGATTTTCCTTCACCGTGTCCCACCATTTTGACTCCCTCAAGCCTTGGCACCTAACTTTGACTGACACGTCGGCATCAAAAGTAGGACCAACAAACCTCTCTTCTCTGGGCCCGGCCCTCATCTCTCCCCTCAACGCtagatccttttcttttgcgtCACCAGTTGCCAGAACCCCACGTGGCAGCATGAACGGTGGCAGCTACACTAGGCTTGCCCAGAAAAGTCTCTTCCCATCAACCCCGTTGCCACAGCGTGTCACCACGAGTGACACACTCAAAATCTCTCAACCGCGGACCCCACGCCCCTCGTTCCTCCAATCACCTGCCTTGTTTTTCAAGAAGGAGTGCCACGTCAGCAAGGCAGACAGGTCTCGAGAATCGTTCGTGccatttttgaagttttatagGAGGCCGTACGATGAGATGATTTATAGGTCAAAGATGCGGCCTCCACTCGGGGGACTCATATCCATTGTCTCGCCTCACATCAAACGGCGCCACATGTCAGTATCTCAACGGTTTTAAACATCgcaaaaaaggcaaaaaagcaaggagaagaaaagagtACATAGGCCTTCCACCACCACTACTTTTGCATTTAACTATTATGTGTCAAAATGTCAATGGCAAATGACACTAAtacaaataatttgattaattattttttttccaagttaattACGGTGCATCGATTGACCCAAGTTAAAAGAAGAGACTACGTACGAGGCGGGGTATCAAATCTTGTGCACCATGTCTAATTTTGAGCTTTGTGGCCTAGcaaattaattctatatatatatcacgAAGTCTTGGGAGTTTGGGTGGTTAAGCATGGGAAGGAGATAGCGTGGTCGAAACGGTGAACATTATTGCACTGGAAATTATATGTCACTGTACGGTGAAGCCTAGCAAgctggaaaaaagaaataaatatatatactctacCAAGAAAACCATGCAAGCGTTGAAAAAAATCTCTGTTGAACTTCAAttcaaactctctctctctctctctctctatatatatatatatatatatatatatatatgtatgtactATAAATGTATATCCCTTGGCTTGTGAGGTTTTGTGGAGAATCTAGGAATTGTTTTTTGGGTTGGACTTTGTTtagttattataattttgaaaactttCATCACggattctttctttgtttagCTAGTCAGTTTGCATTGTTTAATTATGTGATTGGTTTCAACGATGGCAGAGTTGGTGGTAGGAATGTGTGTCGTGCTTTGTTTTTTGAGAAGTCAAACTCAAGACGGAGCTTATGCTTCTTGTTAGATAGCGTGGCTTTAGAGAGAAGTAACAGTGCGTGTCTTGGGAATTGAACTTAACTTGACAAAGCATATTATGCtcgtacatatatatatatgttttgggaTATGGAGTTTGTCATGTAATCTTTGTCGTTGAGGTCTCAAGGGTTCTCTTTACTTAGAAGTGACGTTAGAAAGAGACTTGGAGTCTTTCTAATTGGATTCTAATTTCTCTTCACTTCTCCccattttgttcttgtttttaagCTTGAGATCAGGTTGGATGTGGACAAATTGGAGGCAGGGTGTTCAGGGCAGTGTTGTGTTTTTGGAGTTTATTATTTGTCCTTCTGGGATTTCAAGGTGTCCCTTTCCTTTGTTTCTTAGGGTTCACAGAAGCAGTAGCCGGTGTGAAGGAGAGGCCAGAGATTTTAGCACCCTTATGAGGGATTTTGTTTCTGAGCGTATGATATTGTATATACAAATTAAGAAGACAGTCCAAAAAAGAATTTATCACGATATCATCATCAATTGGGATTATTATGGTCAGTGTCTTGGTCCTATCCCATGTGGAATTTGGGCAGTATAAATAGCTttcttgtacttttttttagacctcttttcttttttgtttatttttttgtggggtAGGGGTGTTTTTTCTACCATATATAGAGTTGCTGTGGGATGGTGCGTTAGAACTACAAGGAGATGAGGCAAACTTTGAggtaaatttcataaattatatgtATAACGCTTCAAACCACcgtccatatttttttttctcaaaaaaaaaaacatttattactAAATATACAGACAAAGGATTGCTGATATAAATGTAATCTCTAGTACGGACTGGTGGAGATAGGAAAGTAACGGATGTGACTGCCAATATGTCC includes:
- the LOC7498083 gene encoding uncharacterized protein LOC7498083 produces the protein MGKKEQQLQPQKDHKDNDRSEAVLELLRKHAPLTVKQEKFCNNACVERFLRAKGDNVKKAAKHLRACLSWRESIGTENLIADEFSAELAEGVAYVAGHDEESRPVMIFRIKQDYQKFHSQKLFTRLLVFTLEVAIGTMPRNAEQFVLLFDASFFRSASAFMNLLLGTLKIVAEYYPGRLYKAFVIDPPSLFPYLWKGVRPFVELSTATMVVSSLDFEESLEFNDFSSYPRASSLRLDPSSVKSTAKIGSCSSSRFSFTVSHHFDSLKPWHLTLTDTSASKVGPTNLSSLGPALISPLNARSFSFASPVARTPRGSMNGGSYTRLAQKSLFPSTPLPQRVTTSDTLKISQPRTPRPSFLQSPALFFKKECHVSKADRSRESFVPFLKFYRRPYDEMIYRSKMRPPLGGLISIVSPHIKRRHMSVSQRF